The proteins below come from a single Chryseobacterium nepalense genomic window:
- a CDS encoding prolyl oligopeptidase family serine peptidase gives MKFRPLLLTAGVLFSATLYSQKMMYPKALKGNQTDNYFGTAVADPFRDLENDSEATRKWVDEEVKHSQDYLSKIPFREEIRKQLTDIWNYEKISAPFQEGEYTYYYKNNGLQAQSVLYRTNNKTKATEVFLDPNKFSDKGTTSLSQLSFNKKGNLAAYSISEGGSDWNKIIIIDAVSKKQIDETIVDVKFSGISWQGDEGFYYSSYDKPKEGTVLSGMTDKHKVYFHKLGTKQSEDQLIFGGDKTPRRYIGAGVSEDQRYLIISAANATNGNELYIKDLKNGGDFVQINKGFDINASIVDTQGDNLYIFTDKDAPNMRLVKTTIKNPAPETWKDVIPETENVLGITTGGGYFFATYMIDAIDKVTQYDRNGKVIREITLPGKGNVSGFGGKEKEKELYYSFTNYITPGTTYKFNADTGKSEVYQKPKVKFNPEDYVSEQVFYTSKDGTKVPMMINYKKGTKLDGKNPTILYSYGGFNISLQPAFSVVNAIWMENGGIYAVPNIRGGGEYGKKWHDAGTKMNKKNVFDDFIAAGEYLQQKGYTSKQFMALSGRSNGGLLVGATMTMRPDLARVAFPGVGVLDMLRYNKFTAGAGWSYDYGTAEDNKEMFEYLKSYSPVHNVKAETCYPSTMIITSDHDDRVVPAHSFKFGAELQEKQACDHPILLRIEKNAGHGAGRSTDQVIGENADLISFALYEMGIRKLGK, from the coding sequence AACCGCCGGAGTCCTGTTTTCGGCAACATTGTATTCACAAAAAATGATGTATCCTAAAGCATTAAAAGGAAACCAAACCGATAATTATTTCGGAACTGCCGTTGCAGACCCTTTCAGAGATCTTGAAAACGATTCCGAAGCCACCAGAAAATGGGTTGATGAAGAAGTAAAACACAGCCAGGATTATCTTTCAAAAATCCCGTTCAGGGAAGAAATCAGAAAACAACTGACGGATATCTGGAACTATGAGAAAATTTCGGCCCCATTCCAGGAAGGAGAGTATACTTATTATTACAAAAATAATGGCTTACAGGCACAATCTGTTTTGTATAGAACAAATAACAAAACGAAGGCTACAGAAGTATTTTTAGACCCGAATAAATTTTCGGATAAAGGGACAACGTCACTTTCCCAGTTATCATTTAACAAAAAAGGAAATCTTGCCGCCTATTCTATTTCAGAAGGAGGAAGCGACTGGAATAAAATCATTATCATCGATGCTGTTTCGAAAAAGCAAATCGACGAAACGATCGTGGATGTAAAGTTCAGCGGGATTTCATGGCAGGGTGATGAAGGCTTTTATTATTCAAGCTACGATAAACCCAAAGAAGGAACCGTACTTTCCGGTATGACGGATAAGCATAAAGTGTATTTTCATAAATTAGGAACAAAACAATCTGAAGACCAATTAATTTTCGGAGGCGATAAAACTCCGAGAAGATATATCGGAGCAGGAGTTTCCGAAGATCAGCGGTATTTGATTATTTCAGCAGCCAATGCAACTAATGGAAATGAATTGTACATAAAAGATCTTAAAAACGGAGGCGATTTTGTGCAGATTAATAAAGGCTTTGATATTAACGCAAGCATTGTTGATACCCAGGGAGACAATCTGTATATCTTTACCGATAAAGATGCACCGAATATGCGTTTGGTAAAAACCACCATTAAAAATCCGGCTCCGGAAACATGGAAAGATGTTATTCCTGAAACGGAAAATGTGCTGGGAATTACAACCGGTGGAGGGTATTTCTTTGCAACCTACATGATCGACGCTATTGATAAGGTTACACAATATGACAGAAACGGTAAGGTAATCCGTGAAATTACACTTCCCGGAAAAGGAAATGTTTCAGGTTTCGGAGGAAAAGAAAAAGAGAAGGAACTTTATTACTCATTCACCAATTATATCACTCCGGGAACAACCTATAAATTTAATGCTGATACCGGAAAATCGGAAGTATATCAAAAGCCAAAAGTGAAATTTAACCCAGAAGATTATGTTTCGGAACAGGTATTTTACACCTCAAAAGACGGCACAAAAGTTCCAATGATGATCAACTACAAAAAAGGAACAAAACTGGATGGTAAAAATCCTACGATTTTGTATTCTTACGGAGGTTTTAACATCAGCTTGCAGCCTGCCTTCTCTGTTGTGAATGCCATCTGGATGGAAAATGGCGGGATTTATGCCGTTCCGAACATTCGGGGAGGTGGTGAATACGGAAAAAAATGGCATGACGCCGGAACAAAAATGAATAAGAAAAATGTGTTTGATGATTTCATTGCGGCAGGAGAATACTTACAGCAAAAAGGATACACTTCAAAACAATTCATGGCACTTTCCGGCAGATCAAACGGAGGACTTCTCGTAGGAGCTACCATGACAATGCGTCCTGATCTGGCAAGAGTAGCATTCCCGGGAGTTGGCGTACTTGATATGTTGAGATATAATAAATTTACAGCCGGTGCAGGTTGGTCTTACGATTACGGAACAGCCGAGGACAACAAAGAAATGTTTGAATATTTAAAATCGTATTCTCCGGTTCATAATGTAAAAGCAGAAACCTGCTATCCTTCTACTATGATTATCACCAGTGATCATGATGACAGGGTGGTTCCGGCACATTCTTTTAAATTCGGGGCAGAGCTTCAGGAAAAGCAGGCCTGTGATCATCCTATTTTATTGAGAATTGAAAAAAATGCAGGACACGGTGCCGGAAGATCTACGGATCAGGTGATTGGTGAAAATGCAGACCTGATTTCCTTTGCGCTATATGAAATGGGAATTCGTAAATTAGGAAAATAA